From Streptomyces sp. TLI_053, a single genomic window includes:
- a CDS encoding nucleobase:cation symporter-2 family protein, whose protein sequence is MAPSNTGSTDGGTTPARTPGPDGAPARPAGTPSGPEVHPVDQLLPPVRLLTSGLQHVAAMYAGVVAPPLIVGAGVGLSPAELALLISASLFTAGLATLLQTIGVWRIGARLPFVNGVSFAGVAPMIAIAKEHGPKDALPVIFGAVIVAGILCFLAAPYFCKLIRFFPPVVQGTVITLIGVSLLPVAVNWARGGSPDAPGYGSTKAIGLAALTLGAVVLGNRLLRGFWQQLSLLVGLAVGTLLAFPLGLADFGAVHEARIFALPSPFHFGAPVFDAAAIASLCIVMVVSMTESTADMLALGRIVDREADEKTLAAGLRADGLATAVSPVFNGFAASAFAQNIGLVALTGIRSRFVVATGGGLLVLLGLFPVLGALVSLVPQPVLGGAGIVLFGTVAASGIRTLAEAGLDSGANTVLVSVSLGVGIVPIAAPTFYDAFPEAARTLLHSGISAGCVAAVLLNLLFHHLGATRRAATEGSPDPSVPTATPSPS, encoded by the coding sequence ATGGCACCCAGCAACACCGGCAGCACCGACGGCGGTACCACCCCTGCGAGAACACCCGGCCCGGACGGCGCACCGGCACGCCCCGCCGGCACGCCGTCCGGACCGGAGGTCCACCCCGTGGACCAGCTCCTGCCCCCGGTGAGGCTCCTCACCAGCGGGCTCCAGCACGTCGCCGCGATGTACGCGGGAGTCGTCGCTCCCCCGCTCATCGTCGGCGCCGGCGTGGGCCTGAGCCCCGCCGAACTCGCCCTCCTGATATCGGCCAGCCTGTTCACCGCCGGACTGGCCACCCTGCTCCAGACCATCGGCGTCTGGCGGATCGGTGCCCGGCTGCCGTTCGTCAACGGCGTCTCGTTCGCCGGCGTCGCCCCCATGATCGCCATCGCGAAGGAGCACGGGCCGAAGGACGCCCTCCCGGTGATCTTCGGCGCGGTGATCGTCGCGGGGATCCTGTGCTTCCTCGCGGCACCGTACTTCTGCAAGCTGATCAGGTTCTTCCCCCCGGTCGTCCAGGGCACCGTGATCACCCTCATCGGGGTGTCCCTGCTCCCGGTGGCCGTCAACTGGGCCCGCGGCGGTTCGCCGGACGCCCCCGGTTACGGCTCCACCAAGGCCATCGGGCTGGCCGCGCTCACCCTCGGCGCGGTGGTCCTCGGCAACCGGCTGCTGCGCGGCTTCTGGCAGCAGCTCTCCCTGCTCGTCGGCCTGGCGGTCGGCACCCTGCTCGCCTTCCCGCTCGGGCTGGCCGACTTCGGCGCCGTCCACGAGGCCCGGATCTTCGCCCTGCCCTCGCCCTTCCACTTCGGCGCGCCGGTCTTCGACGCCGCCGCGATCGCCTCGCTCTGCATCGTCATGGTGGTCTCCATGACCGAGTCCACCGCCGACATGCTCGCCCTGGGACGGATCGTCGACCGCGAGGCCGACGAGAAGACCCTCGCCGCCGGACTGCGGGCCGACGGGCTCGCCACCGCCGTCAGCCCGGTCTTCAACGGCTTCGCCGCCAGCGCCTTCGCCCAGAACATCGGGCTGGTGGCGCTGACCGGGATCCGCAGCCGCTTCGTGGTCGCCACCGGCGGCGGACTGCTCGTCCTGCTCGGGCTCTTCCCGGTGCTCGGCGCCCTGGTCTCGCTCGTCCCGCAGCCCGTCCTGGGCGGCGCCGGGATCGTGCTCTTCGGCACGGTCGCCGCCAGCGGCATCCGCACCCTCGCGGAGGCCGGCCTGGACTCGGGCGCCAACACCGTCCTGGTGTCGGTCTCGCTCGGGGTCGGCATCGTCCCGATCGCCGCACCGACCTTCTACGACGCCTTCCCGGAGGCCGCCCGCACCCTGCTCCACTCCGGCATCTCGGCCGGCTGCGTCGCGGCCGTCCTGCTCAACCTGCTGTTCCACCACCTCGGCGCCACCCGCCGCGCCGCCACCGAGGGGTCGCCCGACCCGTCGGTGCCGACGGCGACGCCGTCACCCTCCTGA
- a CDS encoding 8-oxoguanine deaminase produces the protein MAVQPPPTDQRIVIENAAIATVDAHDTEYARGHVVVLGNRIESVGNGPAPAWLDNVVRRINAEGHLVTPGLVNTHHHFYQWITRGLAQDNILFDWLVALYPTWARIDDRLVHAAAQGSAAALLKSGCTTAADHHYVFPKDGGDILGAEIEAVQELGLRFTALRGSMDRSKKDGGLPPDHAVEELDAILAASEEAVDRYHDASADSMLQIALAPCSPFSVSTRLLRESAELARRKGVRLHTHGSETAEEEAFCKELFGMGPTDYFESVGWLGEDVWMAHCVHMNDSDIAKFAETGTGVAHCPSSNARLAAGIARVPDMLAAGVPVGLGVDGTASNESGELGTELRNALLINRLHGTPTALTARQALRLGTMGGARVLGRQNEIGSIEAGKLADLALWKVDGVMHSSIADPVAALALGALPPLALLLVNGNAVVEKGQLTTVNEDRIAQACARAAKELAARPI, from the coding sequence ATGGCAGTCCAGCCCCCGCCCACCGATCAGCGGATCGTCATCGAGAACGCCGCGATCGCCACCGTCGACGCCCACGACACCGAGTACGCCCGCGGCCACGTGGTCGTCCTCGGCAACCGGATCGAGTCGGTCGGCAACGGCCCCGCCCCGGCCTGGCTGGACAACGTGGTACGCCGGATCAACGCCGAGGGCCACCTCGTCACCCCCGGCCTGGTCAACACCCACCACCACTTCTACCAGTGGATCACCCGCGGCCTCGCCCAGGACAACATCCTCTTCGACTGGCTGGTCGCCCTCTACCCGACCTGGGCCCGGATCGACGACCGGCTCGTGCACGCCGCCGCCCAGGGCTCCGCCGCCGCGCTGCTCAAGTCCGGCTGCACCACCGCCGCCGACCACCACTACGTGTTCCCCAAGGACGGCGGCGACATCCTCGGCGCCGAGATCGAGGCCGTCCAGGAGCTGGGCCTGCGCTTCACCGCCCTGCGCGGCTCGATGGACCGCAGCAAGAAGGACGGCGGCCTGCCCCCGGACCACGCCGTCGAGGAGCTGGACGCGATCCTCGCCGCCTCCGAGGAGGCCGTCGACCGCTACCACGACGCCTCCGCCGACTCGATGCTGCAGATCGCGCTCGCGCCCTGCTCGCCGTTCTCGGTCTCCACCCGGCTGCTGCGCGAGTCCGCCGAACTCGCCCGCCGCAAGGGCGTCCGGCTGCACACCCACGGCTCCGAGACCGCCGAGGAGGAGGCCTTCTGCAAGGAGCTGTTCGGGATGGGCCCGACCGACTACTTCGAGTCGGTCGGCTGGCTCGGCGAGGACGTCTGGATGGCGCACTGCGTCCACATGAACGACTCCGACATCGCCAAGTTCGCCGAGACCGGGACCGGCGTCGCGCACTGCCCCTCCTCCAACGCCCGGCTGGCCGCCGGGATCGCGCGGGTCCCCGACATGCTGGCGGCCGGCGTCCCGGTCGGCCTCGGCGTCGACGGCACCGCCTCCAACGAGTCCGGCGAACTCGGCACCGAGCTGCGCAACGCCCTGCTGATCAACCGGCTGCACGGCACCCCCACCGCGCTGACCGCCCGGCAGGCACTGCGGCTGGGCACCATGGGCGGCGCCCGGGTGCTCGGCCGGCAGAACGAGATCGGCTCGATCGAGGCCGGCAAGCTCGCCGACCTCGCGCTGTGGAAGGTCGACGGCGTCATGCACTCCTCGATCGCCGACCCGGTCGCCGCGCTCGCCCTCGGCGCGCTGCCGCCGCTCGCCCTGCTGCTCGTCAACGGCAACGCCGTCGTCGAGAAGGGGCAGCTCACCACGGTGAACGAGGACCGGATCGCGCAGGCCTGCGCCCGGGCCGCCAAGGAGCTTGCCGCCCGCCCAATCTGA
- a CDS encoding winged helix-turn-helix domain-containing protein, whose amino-acid sequence MFEFRLGVDDLAATWFAYSPLQETVLGLRARRWPWYYPEQQPWIAGRQDRWETLDTALLDALITPNAFVPDFLTPRPAVPRPDFHDELAELAGTPPEEVRTDVLAAWSGDGSPLPPVLTALIDRPAVLRDRVAEALAAYWTRCLAPAWWPRAREVLEADLAHRGRMLSERGAEGLFADLDARISWRAGVLRLNDSNPAVQALGTSVDVAGRGLVLIPTLAGIGAQTDITQDGPPLIAYPARGRATMAEGLTGRTGPAGAAAPAALVGLVGAARARLLVLLASPASTTDLAHRLGVTPGAVSRHLGALTAAGLLDRTRHGRRVLYRRSALGDALTCRGG is encoded by the coding sequence ATGTTCGAGTTCCGTCTCGGGGTCGACGACCTCGCCGCCACCTGGTTCGCCTACTCCCCCTTGCAGGAGACGGTGCTGGGCCTGCGCGCCCGCCGCTGGCCGTGGTACTACCCGGAGCAGCAGCCGTGGATCGCCGGCCGGCAGGACCGCTGGGAGACGCTGGACACCGCGCTGCTGGACGCGCTGATCACGCCGAACGCCTTCGTGCCGGACTTCCTGACGCCCCGTCCCGCGGTGCCCCGGCCGGACTTCCACGACGAACTCGCGGAGCTGGCCGGGACACCGCCGGAGGAGGTCAGGACGGACGTGCTGGCCGCCTGGTCCGGTGACGGGAGTCCGCTGCCGCCGGTGCTGACCGCGCTGATCGACCGCCCGGCGGTGCTGCGGGACCGGGTGGCGGAGGCGCTGGCGGCGTACTGGACGCGCTGTCTGGCCCCCGCGTGGTGGCCGCGGGCGCGGGAGGTCCTGGAGGCGGACCTCGCCCACCGGGGCCGGATGCTCTCGGAACGCGGTGCGGAGGGGCTGTTCGCGGACCTCGACGCCCGGATCTCCTGGCGGGCCGGGGTGCTGCGGCTGAACGACTCCAATCCGGCGGTCCAGGCGCTGGGCACCTCGGTGGACGTGGCCGGGCGGGGCCTGGTGCTGATCCCGACGCTGGCCGGGATCGGTGCGCAGACCGACATCACCCAGGACGGACCGCCCCTGATCGCCTACCCCGCGCGCGGCCGGGCGACCATGGCGGAGGGCCTGACCGGAAGGACCGGGCCGGCCGGGGCGGCCGCGCCGGCCGCGCTGGTCGGTCTGGTCGGGGCGGCCCGGGCACGGCTGCTGGTCCTCCTGGCGTCGCCCGCCAGCACCACCGATCTCGCCCACCGGCTGGGGGTGACGCCCGGCGCGGTCAGCCGCCATCTGGGGGCGCTGACCGCGGCCGGTCTGCTGGACCGCACCCGGCACGGCCGCCGGGTGCTCTACCGGCGCAGCGCCCTCGGTGACGCGCTGACCTGCCGCGGCGGCTGA
- a CDS encoding MFS transporter has product MTSSPGTGARPRASGRCLLPADPLLRRLVLMGLVNSVGDGLFVTVSVLFFTRSIGLTPTSVALGLTVAGVCGVFAGVPMGRLADRVGSKRLLLVVGPLEAAAVLGYAFVHSFAAFVVLACAATALSRGAAAVRSALIARALPAEGQVRARALLRSVMNAGLVVGSGGAALALQADSCAGYVTVLVLDAVSFLGATVLLAGLPVPAPGPGAGAAGAAGDPGGPRTALRDRRYLLVTALHAVLELQLAVLTVGLPLWIVLGTAAPAATVAAVNVVNCLLVVAFQVRASRGATDAASAARVCARGALLLAGGCLVYAAAQYGPAWAAAGALLVGALVHSLGELLTSAGGWTLSLDLADPRAHGEYQGVFMSGQAAAHVIGPLVVTLTAVDHGAVGWMVLAGVFALAGPALTAAVRGAVPGGAPGPAVRVG; this is encoded by the coding sequence ATGACCTCCTCCCCCGGCACGGGGGCGCGCCCGCGCGCCTCCGGCCGATGCCTCCTGCCCGCCGACCCGCTGCTGCGCCGACTCGTCCTGATGGGGCTGGTGAACTCCGTCGGGGACGGGCTGTTCGTCACGGTGAGCGTGCTGTTCTTCACCCGCTCCATCGGCCTGACTCCCACCTCGGTGGCGCTCGGCCTCACCGTCGCCGGCGTGTGCGGGGTGTTCGCGGGGGTGCCGATGGGCCGGCTCGCGGACCGGGTCGGGAGCAAGCGGCTGCTGCTGGTGGTCGGTCCGCTGGAGGCGGCGGCCGTGCTCGGCTACGCCTTCGTGCACTCCTTCGCCGCGTTCGTGGTGCTGGCCTGCGCCGCGACGGCGCTGTCGCGCGGGGCGGCGGCGGTGCGAAGCGCGCTGATCGCCCGGGCGTTGCCGGCCGAGGGACAGGTGCGGGCGCGGGCGCTGCTGCGGTCGGTGATGAACGCGGGCCTGGTGGTCGGCTCCGGCGGTGCGGCGCTCGCGCTGCAGGCCGACAGCTGTGCCGGGTACGTGACGGTGCTGGTGCTGGACGCGGTGAGCTTCCTGGGTGCGACGGTGCTGCTGGCGGGCCTGCCGGTGCCGGCCCCGGGCCCCGGGGCCGGCGCCGCCGGGGCCGCCGGCGACCCGGGCGGGCCCCGGACGGCGCTGCGCGACCGCCGGTACCTGCTGGTCACGGCGCTGCACGCGGTGCTGGAGCTGCAGCTCGCCGTGCTGACCGTGGGGCTGCCGCTGTGGATCGTGCTCGGCACCGCGGCTCCGGCGGCGACGGTGGCGGCGGTCAACGTGGTCAACTGCCTGCTGGTGGTGGCCTTCCAGGTGCGGGCGAGCCGGGGTGCGACCGATGCGGCGTCGGCGGCGCGGGTCTGTGCGCGCGGGGCGCTGCTGCTGGCGGGCGGGTGCCTGGTCTACGCGGCGGCCCAGTACGGCCCGGCCTGGGCGGCGGCCGGGGCGCTGCTGGTGGGGGCGCTGGTGCACAGCCTGGGCGAACTGCTGACCTCGGCGGGCGGCTGGACGCTCAGTCTGGACCTGGCGGACCCGCGGGCGCACGGCGAGTACCAGGGGGTGTTCATGAGCGGGCAGGCGGCCGCGCACGTGATCGGGCCGTTGGTGGTCACGCTGACGGCGGTGGACCACGGGGCGGTGGGCTGGATGGTGCTGGCGGGGGTGTTCGCGCTCGCCGGACCGGCGCTGACGGCGGCCGTGCGGGGTGCGGTTCCGGGCGGCGCACCCGGTCCGGCCGTCCGCGTCGGCTGA